Proteins from a genomic interval of Pseudodesulfovibrio nedwellii:
- a CDS encoding FecR family protein — translation MAAAPSQAPDPIGEVIHIMGFVSAQIPGMDARKLELKSPVFIHEVIVTGRTGNVEIRFKDDTIYSQGTESTLSMDDYVFSEDASSSKLLFKMGEGTFRFVTGQIVKQNPDAFALTTPMTSIGIRGTEPFAIVEPKRERIGVLEIASGHTVVVTSEINAMSMSEANLMTDIELGRPLSPPAPIPAAVREKVIKAAPMTSQGEFGLYGSKKELQLKADGFKNLLNFEKKQIGGLNVHPDYQQLRKIAVQERAFNNATNERDGKTKAEAGLGGGENTDTASSESEGGGASSPAGSTP, via the coding sequence ATGGCAGCCGCACCTTCTCAAGCCCCCGACCCAATAGGTGAAGTGATCCACATCATGGGGTTTGTCTCGGCCCAAATACCGGGCATGGACGCCAGAAAACTTGAATTGAAAAGCCCAGTTTTCATCCATGAAGTTATTGTCACAGGAAGAACCGGCAACGTGGAAATCCGCTTCAAGGATGACACCATTTATTCTCAGGGAACCGAGTCGACTCTCTCCATGGACGACTATGTCTTTTCCGAAGACGCTTCCTCTTCGAAACTCCTTTTCAAAATGGGCGAAGGAACATTCCGTTTTGTCACAGGCCAAATCGTCAAACAAAATCCTGACGCCTTTGCTTTGACAACCCCCATGACCTCCATCGGTATTCGAGGCACTGAACCTTTCGCTATTGTCGAACCCAAACGGGAACGCATAGGGGTTCTCGAGATAGCTTCTGGACACACGGTAGTTGTCACTTCAGAAATAAACGCCATGTCAATGTCTGAAGCAAATCTCATGACCGATATTGAACTTGGCCGTCCTCTTTCACCACCAGCCCCTATCCCTGCTGCGGTCCGCGAAAAAGTCATCAAGGCAGCCCCCATGACTAGTCAGGGAGAGTTCGGGTTGTATGGCTCAAAAAAAGAACTTCAACTCAAAGCTGATGGTTTCAAGAATCTTCTGAATTTTGAAAAAAAACAAATTGGTGGGTTGAACGTCCATCCAGACTACCAACAACTGCGCAAAATTGCTGTGCAGGAGCGAGCCTTCAATAACGCCACAAATGAACGAGATGGAAAGACAAAGGCGGAAGCAGGCTTGGGTGGCGGTGAAAACACAGATACCGCTAGCAGCGAGAGCGAAGGCGGCGGAGCAAGTAGTCCTGCAGGGTCTACCCCATAA
- a CDS encoding tetratricopeptide repeat protein — protein sequence MNRFLKYSVFFILITLLPAGCVVEKVTNQIPERQGTKAYLKKDYDTAITKYEYAAENDNANAKYALATMYMEGEGVEKDMNKALQLLEQACDQEQKDALLMLGLFYVYGDNVPTDEIKGAELIYRAGVAENDVAMYYMGHLYAAGVGVKKDLRRAQMWMNNAKKFGFPVKEELLTLKGLEALYDN from the coding sequence ATGAATCGATTTCTCAAATATAGTGTTTTTTTTATACTTATTACCCTCCTGCCTGCCGGTTGTGTCGTCGAGAAAGTGACGAATCAAATACCGGAACGACAAGGAACAAAGGCGTATCTGAAAAAAGACTACGACACCGCTATCACCAAATATGAGTATGCTGCGGAAAACGACAATGCCAACGCAAAGTACGCATTGGCCACAATGTATATGGAAGGTGAAGGGGTTGAAAAAGACATGAACAAGGCCCTGCAACTTCTTGAGCAGGCATGCGATCAGGAACAAAAGGACGCACTGCTCATGCTCGGCCTGTTTTACGTCTATGGGGACAATGTCCCGACCGACGAAATCAAAGGCGCCGAACTCATATACAGAGCTGGCGTCGCTGAAAATGATGTAGCTATGTACTACATGGGCCATCTCTACGCAGCAGGTGTCGGCGTGAAAAAGGATCTTCGCCGAGCACAAATGTGGATGAACAACGCCAAAAAATTCGGTTTTCCTGTCAAGGAAGAACTCCTGACGCTCAAAGGATTAGAAGCTTTGTACGACAACTAA
- a CDS encoding aminopeptidase: MSKKKVLEYEPKTAWEVYSSKKDRKAMDAMAKDYVKFLSECKTERLVMDYVRKRVDKAGFKDDLKASLAYRFNRNKTCFLARKGKRPLSEGFRLVGAHADCPRLDLKQRPLYEDTDICLAKTHYYGGIRKYQWLTIPLALHGTVIKKSGEEVTVCIGEDPKDPVFTITDLLPHLAASEMGKKVSDAFEAEKLNLFFGHSPVSKDKKDDDGPKEPVKRMVLELLNKRYGIDESDFFSAEMQAVPAGPARFVGLDEATIGGYGQDDRSSVFCALEALLAEEEPEYAQIVLFWDKEEIGSEGSTGAKSYFFEYCMEELAEAWEPGARLSLIFMNGSVLSADVSAAMDPDHKDVYEPLNAARIGYGPCFNKFTGHRGKVGANDAHPDYIGWLRRIFDDAGIPWHMAELGKVDVGGGGTVAKFLAVYGMDVIDVGVPVLSMHSPFELSSKADIYACTLAFREFLKR; encoded by the coding sequence ATGAGCAAGAAAAAAGTACTTGAATATGAACCAAAGACTGCGTGGGAAGTGTATTCTTCCAAGAAAGATCGCAAAGCCATGGATGCCATGGCAAAAGATTATGTGAAATTTCTCAGTGAATGCAAGACCGAACGCCTGGTTATGGACTATGTGCGCAAACGAGTGGATAAGGCCGGGTTCAAGGATGATCTTAAGGCTTCGTTGGCTTATCGGTTTAATCGGAACAAGACATGTTTTCTGGCACGGAAGGGCAAACGTCCGTTATCCGAAGGCTTCCGGTTGGTTGGTGCGCATGCAGATTGCCCGCGTCTGGATTTGAAGCAGCGTCCACTTTATGAAGATACGGATATTTGTCTTGCCAAGACCCATTATTATGGAGGTATCCGCAAGTATCAATGGTTGACCATCCCATTGGCTCTACATGGTACCGTGATCAAGAAGTCCGGCGAGGAAGTTACCGTGTGCATCGGTGAGGACCCCAAGGATCCGGTCTTTACTATTACCGATTTGTTGCCACATTTGGCAGCCAGTGAAATGGGTAAAAAGGTTTCTGATGCCTTTGAGGCAGAAAAGTTGAATCTGTTTTTTGGACATTCTCCGGTATCCAAAGACAAAAAGGACGATGATGGTCCCAAAGAACCAGTCAAGCGCATGGTGCTTGAGCTGTTGAATAAGCGGTATGGCATTGACGAGTCCGATTTCTTCAGTGCGGAGATGCAGGCTGTTCCGGCTGGTCCGGCTCGATTTGTCGGTTTGGATGAGGCCACTATTGGCGGATATGGTCAGGATGATCGGTCCAGTGTGTTTTGTGCTCTGGAAGCATTGCTTGCTGAAGAAGAGCCTGAGTATGCGCAGATTGTTTTGTTTTGGGACAAGGAAGAGATTGGTTCCGAAGGTTCAACTGGTGCCAAGTCGTACTTTTTTGAATATTGTATGGAAGAATTGGCCGAGGCATGGGAACCGGGCGCACGCTTGTCCTTAATTTTCATGAATGGCTCAGTGCTGTCTGCGGATGTATCTGCCGCTATGGACCCTGATCATAAGGATGTATACGAGCCCCTGAACGCTGCTCGTATTGGATATGGGCCGTGCTTCAATAAATTTACTGGCCATCGTGGCAAGGTGGGAGCCAATGACGCCCATCCTGATTACATCGGTTGGCTTAGGCGTATCTTTGATGACGCTGGTATCCCGTGGCATATGGCCGAGCTTGGCAAAGTCGATGTCGGTGGTGGTGGAACTGTGGCTAAATTTTTGGCTGTATACGGTATGGATGTCATTGATGTCGGTGTGCCTGTATTGTCCATGCACTCACCTTTCGAGTTGTCCTCCAAGGCTGATATTTACGCCTGCACACTGGCTTTCAGGGAATTCCTGAAACGGTAG
- the selA gene encoding L-seryl-tRNA(Sec) selenium transferase codes for MSQIFRYLPSVDQVLSSLEAIEDFRDLPRALIKDLVNDFLNVCREEIRSGAITTSEQLDLTALLPRLVAFVRAQSRPHFRRVLNGTGVVIHTNLGRSLLAKSAIKAVAEACGHYSNCEFDLSTGHRGSRYSHVEKILCDITGAEAALVVNNNAAAVFIMLETLAKGREVIVSRGQLVEIGGSFRIPDVMTKSGAILHEVGATNRSHVHDYENAINDETGALMRVHTSNFRVVGFTKEVTLPEMRELGDKYNLPVIEDLGSGSLYSLQGDGLLGEPTVQQTVAQGADVVSFSGDKVLGGPQAGIIVGRKEYIDRIKNNPVNRAMRIDKMTLAALEATLRLYLDMDEARRKVPTLKMITASQEALKSKARRLADAIRHSLGERAVVSMKKGVSRVGGGAFPEYDLPGTMVSIAVKNISVGDLKDALLQTDPPLVARIEDDEFLIDPRTLASTELKMAASALEQAMVSLTEK; via the coding sequence ATGAGCCAAATTTTTAGATATCTTCCGTCCGTGGATCAGGTCCTTTCTTCCCTTGAGGCCATTGAAGATTTTCGAGATCTGCCGCGTGCTTTGATCAAGGATTTGGTCAATGATTTTTTGAATGTTTGTCGAGAGGAGATTCGTTCCGGCGCCATCACAACATCGGAGCAATTGGACCTTACGGCATTGTTGCCTCGGCTGGTCGCATTTGTTCGTGCGCAGTCCCGTCCACATTTCAGGCGGGTACTTAATGGTACGGGCGTTGTCATTCATACGAATTTGGGCCGGTCACTTCTTGCCAAGTCCGCCATCAAGGCTGTGGCGGAGGCGTGCGGCCATTATTCCAATTGTGAATTTGATTTGTCCACCGGACATCGGGGTAGCCGGTATTCTCATGTGGAGAAAATTCTGTGCGATATTACCGGAGCTGAGGCTGCACTTGTGGTCAACAACAACGCCGCCGCAGTCTTTATCATGTTGGAAACCTTGGCCAAGGGACGAGAGGTTATCGTGTCTCGCGGGCAGCTCGTGGAGATCGGTGGTTCATTTCGCATCCCGGATGTCATGACCAAGTCCGGGGCCATTTTGCATGAAGTCGGTGCTACAAATCGAAGCCATGTCCATGATTACGAGAATGCTATCAATGATGAAACCGGTGCACTTATGCGGGTTCATACGTCCAATTTTAGGGTGGTCGGATTCACCAAGGAAGTGACGCTGCCGGAAATGCGAGAACTGGGTGACAAGTATAATCTGCCGGTAATCGAAGATCTTGGGAGCGGTTCTCTGTATTCACTGCAGGGTGACGGTTTGCTCGGTGAACCCACGGTGCAACAGACCGTGGCACAAGGTGCGGATGTAGTGTCTTTTTCCGGTGATAAAGTGCTCGGTGGTCCGCAGGCGGGTATCATTGTTGGACGTAAGGAATATATTGATCGCATCAAGAATAATCCGGTTAATCGGGCTATGCGCATCGACAAAATGACGTTGGCTGCTCTTGAGGCGACTTTGCGACTTTACCTCGACATGGATGAAGCTCGACGCAAGGTTCCTACGTTGAAAATGATTACCGCATCACAAGAAGCGCTCAAGAGCAAGGCGCGTCGTTTGGCTGACGCCATTCGTCATTCTCTCGGCGAGCGAGCTGTGGTTTCCATGAAAAAGGGAGTATCCAGAGTGGGAGGCGGGGCCTTCCCCGAGTATGATCTGCCCGGTACCATGGTTTCTATTGCCGTAAAGAATATTTCCGTGGGAGATTTGAAGGACGCGCTTCTTCAGACCGACCCTCCGTTGGTGGCGCGTATTGAGGATGATGAGTTTCTTATTGATCCACGTACATTGGCTTCGACAGAACTTAAAATGGCCGCCTCCGCGTTGGAGCAGGCTATGGTTTCCCTGACCGAAAAATAA
- a CDS encoding bifunctional folylpolyglutamate synthase/dihydrofolate synthase, whose translation MTYIKDYSQLAEYMDRLGLFHMDLSLDRMETFMAAHGMPNIPVVHVVGTNGKGSTSAFFGSIARAHGLKVGLFSSPHFISPRERIQVNRAMLSREVWVELASAVLSTSGGEDLTYFEFQTCLALLAFEREGVDVAVMEAGLGGKFDATNVLAPGLTLFTPIGMDHEKLLGSTLAEIAKDKAGAMRHEGVALTGPQEADAMIQLQDRAQSVGARLMYSVDLAEPVRGVKLGLNGIHQTMNAQLALAGWRWFAAGRDIRSEPRLENFGMETVFVPGRLQTVDIDGRSIMLDGAHNSHALTALSAALNAQNIRPECVVFACLKDKDLASMVPLVQALTDGPIFVPAMENERAMGADVLAEALGGKARPALSMGEALEMGANVPGPTLVCGSLYLLAEFYRLYPECLTV comes from the coding sequence GTGACATATATAAAAGATTATTCTCAATTGGCTGAATACATGGACAGGCTCGGACTTTTCCATATGGATTTGAGTTTGGACCGCATGGAAACGTTTATGGCTGCACACGGTATGCCGAATATACCCGTGGTGCATGTGGTCGGAACCAACGGCAAAGGGTCTACTTCTGCCTTTTTTGGTTCCATTGCCCGCGCTCATGGCCTCAAGGTAGGGCTTTTCTCTTCACCACATTTTATTTCTCCACGAGAACGGATTCAGGTGAATCGGGCCATGCTTTCTCGTGAGGTATGGGTTGAGCTTGCCAGCGCAGTCTTGTCCACGTCCGGTGGTGAAGATTTGACTTATTTTGAATTTCAAACTTGTCTGGCTTTGCTTGCGTTTGAACGAGAAGGTGTAGACGTAGCCGTCATGGAAGCCGGATTGGGTGGGAAGTTCGATGCCACCAATGTTCTGGCTCCCGGGCTGACGTTGTTCACACCTATTGGTATGGATCATGAGAAGCTCCTTGGTTCGACGCTGGCAGAAATTGCCAAGGATAAGGCTGGTGCCATGCGTCATGAAGGTGTGGCCCTGACAGGTCCGCAGGAAGCCGATGCCATGATTCAGTTGCAGGATCGTGCTCAATCTGTCGGTGCACGGTTGATGTACTCCGTGGACTTGGCTGAACCTGTTCGTGGTGTGAAGTTGGGCCTCAATGGTATTCATCAGACCATGAATGCTCAGCTTGCTTTGGCCGGGTGGCGATGGTTCGCTGCTGGTCGAGATATTCGGAGTGAGCCTCGTCTCGAAAATTTTGGTATGGAGACCGTTTTTGTGCCGGGCCGGTTGCAGACAGTGGATATCGACGGGCGGAGTATCATGCTTGACGGGGCGCATAACAGCCATGCCTTGACCGCGCTTTCCGCAGCATTGAATGCGCAAAATATCCGGCCGGAGTGCGTTGTTTTCGCTTGTTTGAAAGATAAGGATCTGGCCTCCATGGTGCCGTTGGTACAGGCGTTGACCGATGGGCCGATCTTTGTTCCTGCAATGGAAAACGAAAGAGCGATGGGTGCCGATGTGTTGGCCGAAGCCTTGGGAGGTAAGGCGCGCCCTGCTCTGTCTATGGGAGAGGCTCTTGAAATGGGGGCGAATGTTCCCGGTCCGACACTCGTTTGTGGGTCCTTGTACTTGTTGGCGGAGTTCTATAGATTGTATCCCGAATGTCTTACAGTCTAA
- a CDS encoding methyl-accepting chemotaxis protein, with amino-acid sequence MLRKVTIKTRILVLITSIVIFILGFSLAFLSGVGKVKDIGVERSDQAMFQGEERKLQVATHSMAVSIGAAIAEAPILEEKIDIIRKLVDKIRFEEDKSGYFFVYNNTTCVALPTKPSLHGKDLKDLKDKNGVALVAELNKKAHNGGGFVEYIWPKPEKGDQPKLSYAELIPGTDMWIGTGVYLDNVAHAKEVIANDIDSLVSTYVWATGSVIIAVLVLIILPFCLLIVRSIVQPLNEAVVLANHVASGDLTTDIQSDYKDEPGLLTAALGQMVERLRSIVGQSKYGADQVASGSTEVTESAQSLAEGASRQAAAVEEVSAAMEEMIGQIGRNTENATQTEQMANQTAQDAQQGGDTVMEAVDSIKNIAEKISIIEEIARQTNLLALNAAIEAARAGEAGKGFAVVAAEVRKLAERSGEAASEIGELSSSTLKKADQAGAMLTKMVPDIRKTADLVQEISAASIEQNTGAQEINRAIQDLDNVIQQNASASEELAATANEFTNHATGLQQGMQFFNIGHQTDQNFTPTHSVRPTTPTTQLPPSKPTPTTAPDNGFSLDMEGSSDEGFERF; translated from the coding sequence ATGCTCAGAAAAGTCACAATCAAGACTCGTATCCTGGTACTCATTACCAGCATCGTCATTTTCATTCTTGGATTCTCGCTTGCCTTTCTCAGTGGAGTTGGAAAAGTTAAAGACATCGGCGTCGAACGCTCAGACCAGGCCATGTTTCAAGGTGAAGAACGAAAACTGCAAGTCGCCACCCACTCCATGGCCGTCAGTATTGGCGCAGCCATAGCCGAAGCCCCTATCCTGGAAGAAAAAATAGATATCATTCGAAAACTAGTGGATAAAATTCGCTTTGAGGAAGACAAATCCGGTTACTTCTTTGTCTACAACAACACAACATGTGTAGCTCTACCGACTAAGCCTTCCTTACACGGCAAAGATCTCAAGGACCTCAAAGACAAAAACGGGGTGGCTCTGGTCGCCGAATTAAATAAAAAAGCACATAATGGAGGCGGTTTCGTCGAATATATCTGGCCCAAGCCAGAAAAAGGAGATCAACCGAAGCTTTCCTATGCAGAACTCATCCCCGGCACAGACATGTGGATCGGCACCGGCGTATATCTGGACAATGTAGCTCATGCAAAAGAAGTCATCGCCAATGACATCGACTCATTGGTTTCGACATATGTATGGGCCACTGGCAGCGTCATCATTGCCGTCCTTGTCTTGATTATTCTTCCATTCTGTTTGCTCATTGTTCGTTCCATTGTCCAACCGCTCAATGAAGCCGTTGTCTTGGCCAACCATGTGGCATCCGGCGACCTGACTACAGACATTCAATCCGACTACAAGGACGAACCAGGACTGCTGACGGCGGCCCTCGGCCAGATGGTCGAAAGACTGCGTTCCATTGTCGGCCAATCAAAGTATGGTGCGGACCAAGTGGCGTCCGGCAGCACTGAAGTCACGGAATCAGCCCAATCGCTGGCAGAAGGCGCAAGCCGTCAAGCCGCAGCCGTAGAAGAAGTCTCAGCGGCTATGGAAGAAATGATCGGCCAAATCGGTCGGAACACGGAAAACGCCACCCAAACAGAACAGATGGCAAACCAAACGGCTCAAGATGCTCAACAAGGTGGCGATACGGTCATGGAAGCCGTTGACTCCATCAAGAATATTGCTGAAAAAATATCCATCATTGAAGAAATTGCTCGCCAGACCAATCTATTGGCCTTGAACGCAGCCATTGAAGCAGCCCGCGCAGGCGAAGCCGGCAAAGGCTTTGCGGTTGTCGCAGCAGAAGTTCGCAAACTGGCCGAACGAAGCGGCGAAGCGGCCTCCGAAATCGGTGAACTTTCTTCCAGCACTCTAAAAAAAGCAGATCAGGCTGGAGCCATGTTGACCAAGATGGTCCCGGATATCCGCAAGACCGCTGATCTGGTGCAGGAGATTTCCGCAGCCAGTATTGAGCAAAATACGGGCGCCCAAGAAATCAACAGGGCTATTCAGGATCTGGACAATGTCATCCAACAGAATGCGAGCGCGTCTGAAGAATTAGCGGCCACGGCCAACGAATTCACCAACCACGCGACCGGCCTGCAACAAGGTATGCAGTTCTTCAACATCGGGCACCAAACTGATCAAAACTTTACGCCGACACATTCAGTTCGACCAACAACACCCACAACACAGTTGCCGCCATCCAAACCAACACCGACAACAGCCCCTGACAATGGTTTCTCCCTCGACATGGAGGGAAGTTCCGACGAAGGATTTGAACGGTTTTAA
- a CDS encoding GAK system CofD-like protein produces the protein MINSIKVQRWRQNPESGPSILFFSGGTALRDTSRALVGLTHNSIHCITPFDSGGSSAVLRNAFGMPAVGDIRNRLMALADQSVQGNNGVYALFTHRLSQQADQVELRNDLDRLASGEHFLMHCIPGPVGVIIMDYLQRFLAIMPADFDLCGASVGNLILTAGYLSKDRKMGPVIEMFSELATVRGEVRPVVDMDLHLVVELEDDTIIVGQHLMTGKEVSPLEAPIRSMWLTDSFERTSPVYPILGKDIKKRISHADLICYPPGSLYSSVIANLLPQGVGAVICENPCPKVFVPSMGHDPEAVGLSVADQVRLLLHYLAVSGAPEGCRPVEAVVVDVANGEYPDGIDEQAVRDMGLVVIDHPLVTEMSAPYIDGTKLAELLISLS, from the coding sequence ATGATTAATTCCATTAAGGTGCAGCGGTGGAGACAGAATCCGGAATCAGGACCGTCCATCCTGTTTTTTAGTGGTGGCACTGCGTTGCGTGACACATCGCGTGCGCTTGTCGGACTGACGCATAATTCCATTCATTGTATTACTCCTTTTGATTCGGGCGGCAGTTCTGCCGTGCTTCGCAATGCGTTTGGTATGCCAGCAGTTGGTGATATTCGTAATCGACTCATGGCATTGGCTGATCAGTCCGTGCAGGGAAATAACGGTGTGTACGCGCTGTTCACCCACCGCTTGAGTCAGCAGGCGGATCAGGTCGAGTTGCGTAATGACCTCGATAGGCTGGCATCGGGCGAACATTTTTTGATGCACTGCATCCCCGGTCCTGTGGGCGTGATCATTATGGATTACCTGCAACGATTTTTGGCGATTATGCCAGCTGATTTCGACTTGTGCGGGGCGAGTGTTGGCAATTTGATCCTGACCGCCGGATACCTCTCCAAAGACCGGAAAATGGGACCGGTTATTGAGATGTTTTCCGAGTTGGCGACAGTGCGTGGAGAAGTCCGCCCTGTTGTGGATATGGATCTGCATCTGGTCGTAGAACTGGAGGATGATACCATTATTGTTGGTCAGCATTTGATGACCGGCAAGGAGGTTTCGCCGCTTGAGGCCCCCATTCGGTCCATGTGGTTGACGGATTCTTTTGAGCGAACATCTCCTGTTTATCCTATTTTAGGCAAAGATATCAAAAAGCGTATCAGTCATGCTGATCTTATTTGTTATCCGCCCGGCAGTCTGTATTCCAGCGTGATAGCTAATCTGTTGCCTCAGGGCGTGGGAGCGGTAATATGCGAGAATCCATGTCCCAAGGTATTTGTCCCGAGTATGGGGCACGACCCGGAAGCTGTTGGCTTGTCTGTAGCTGATCAGGTCCGATTGTTATTGCATTATCTTGCTGTGAGCGGGGCGCCTGAAGGGTGTCGACCGGTTGAGGCTGTGGTGGTGGATGTCGCAAACGGCGAGTACCCCGATGGCATTGACGAACAAGCTGTGCGGGACATGGGACTGGTTGTCATTGATCACCCCTTGGTAACCGAGATGAGTGCTCCGTACATTGATGGGACAAAGCTCGCCGAACTTTTGATTTCTCTTTCCTGA
- a CDS encoding GAK system XXXCH domain-containing protein: MSSGTKIFRQVEQKDLPTFFRELADALENGGTDEFACVDDFKKFKIKGRADFGQVVLKMKFQSEQECSAPFDVECETCGEIKPEYKDLKKRMKSSFRMLVKMIHDGEEPPREAVESFLTDSAFMVSYPGYGDEYYDIYTEACAAFKDAYESGDISRMHTAIDALVHEKGRCHAKYA; encoded by the coding sequence ATGAGCAGCGGAACTAAGATATTCAGACAAGTGGAACAAAAAGATCTTCCCACTTTTTTTCGGGAATTGGCCGACGCGTTGGAGAATGGCGGAACGGATGAATTTGCCTGTGTCGATGATTTCAAGAAGTTCAAGATTAAAGGGCGGGCCGATTTTGGTCAGGTCGTTCTTAAAATGAAATTTCAGAGTGAGCAGGAATGCTCTGCGCCATTTGATGTGGAATGTGAGACCTGTGGCGAAATCAAACCGGAATACAAGGACCTCAAGAAACGTATGAAGTCCAGCTTCAGGATGCTGGTCAAGATGATTCATGATGGCGAAGAGCCACCGCGTGAGGCAGTGGAATCATTTTTGACGGATTCTGCGTTCATGGTCAGTTATCCTGGTTACGGTGATGAATATTATGACATATACACCGAGGCGTGTGCGGCGTTCAAAGATGCGTATGAGTCTGGCGACATCAGTCGGATGCATACGGCTATTGATGCGCTCGTTCACGAAAAGGGGCGGTGTCACGCAAAGTATGCGTAA
- a CDS encoding AEC family transporter has translation MENFLLLGICFALGLAMRVAGVIDEKGPAALNAVIIYMSMPALALLYAHSLPLGVDLLLPAAMAWIVFGVGYALFVLLGRRFGWDEKTVVCLTLCVGLGNTSFVGLPMIETFFGPEYIGVGMLCDTGGTFLALAIPGIILAAKVSGEKVSGLMVAKKVFLFPPFIAILLGIALQPIAYPEWLTGVLSRLGSTLSPLALLSVGMTLCFSAIHGNVRELFIGLGYKLVFAPLIILILYMVILGKTDVISQVTVFEAAMGPMVTGGIICMSHGLRPSLAVALVGVGTLLAFVTLPVWYAVIQAV, from the coding sequence ATGGAAAATTTCTTATTGTTGGGTATTTGTTTTGCGCTGGGTCTTGCCATGCGTGTGGCTGGAGTCATTGATGAAAAAGGGCCAGCGGCTCTGAATGCTGTTATTATTTATATGTCCATGCCCGCATTGGCTTTGCTTTATGCCCACTCCCTGCCGTTGGGGGTGGATCTTTTGTTGCCTGCTGCCATGGCTTGGATTGTTTTTGGTGTCGGGTATGCGCTCTTTGTTCTTTTGGGGCGTCGATTCGGATGGGATGAAAAGACTGTGGTTTGCCTGACCCTGTGCGTCGGGCTTGGTAATACTTCGTTTGTGGGATTGCCCATGATCGAGACTTTTTTCGGGCCAGAGTATATCGGTGTGGGCATGCTCTGTGACACGGGCGGTACCTTTTTGGCTCTCGCTATTCCCGGAATCATTCTTGCGGCCAAGGTCTCTGGTGAGAAAGTCAGTGGGTTGATGGTTGCGAAAAAAGTTTTCCTGTTTCCTCCATTTATTGCTATTTTGCTTGGCATCGCGCTTCAGCCGATTGCATATCCTGAGTGGCTTACAGGGGTGCTTTCCCGTCTTGGTTCGACGCTTAGTCCCTTGGCTTTGTTGTCCGTGGGGATGACGCTGTGTTTCAGTGCCATTCATGGCAATGTCAGAGAGCTATTCATTGGATTAGGGTATAAGCTTGTTTTTGCTCCATTGATCATCCTTATTCTATATATGGTGATTTTGGGTAAGACTGATGTGATTTCGCAAGTCACGGTGTTCGAAGCTGCCATGGGACCAATGGTCACTGGTGGAATCATCTGTATGAGCCATGGGTTGAGGCCATCGCTTGCCGTGGCTTTGGTCGGAGTCGGGACGCTGTTGGCTTTCGTTACGTTGCCTGTTTGGTATGCGGTCATACAGGCTGTATAG
- a CDS encoding formyltransferase family protein: MIVQFDRKMSDLKIGFIGSFAQELAKHSMKVSDISDPIVIESFDCVNETYDLIFGAGLYEIIPEDILNVPKFGMLFFHATPLPEGKGNAPIFWTVSNKRPNITVSCFRPNNSIDAGPIACQSNVAIEETDNYPILYKKQWQGVLDCLEAALDDISQGVLVFREQTGVSSFTAKRSPSDSQIDPNMKLIDLWDHIRCCDNENFPAFFELNGKKVYLYHKVKDD, translated from the coding sequence ATGATTGTTCAATTTGATCGTAAGATGAGTGACCTGAAGATAGGATTTATTGGCTCTTTTGCTCAAGAATTAGCCAAACATTCAATGAAAGTAAGCGATATTTCTGACCCGATTGTTATTGAAAGCTTTGACTGTGTAAATGAAACGTATGATTTGATTTTTGGTGCAGGATTATATGAAATTATTCCTGAAGACATTCTCAATGTCCCAAAATTTGGAATGCTTTTTTTTCACGCAACGCCACTTCCAGAAGGCAAAGGAAATGCGCCGATATTCTGGACTGTAAGCAATAAGAGACCCAATATTACAGTGAGTTGTTTTAGGCCAAACAACAGTATTGATGCAGGGCCAATTGCTTGCCAATCAAATGTTGCTATTGAGGAAACGGATAACTATCCCATCCTTTATAAAAAACAATGGCAGGGTGTTCTTGATTGTCTGGAAGCAGCATTAGACGACATCTCTCAAGGAGTATTGGTTTTTCGAGAGCAGACGGGAGTCTCGAGTTTTACAGCCAAGAGAAGCCCTAGTGATTCCCAAATAGACCCTAATATGAAGTTGATCGATTTATGGGATCACATAAGATGCTGTGATAATGAAAATTTTCCTGCTTTTTTCGAACTGAATGGGAAAAAAGTATATCTGTATCATAAAGTGAAAGATGACTAA